From the genome of Halostella limicola, one region includes:
- a CDS encoding TRAM domain-containing protein, with protein sequence MDISDSLLTLFSATVKEKGDSYHIEIPKREISLGTIQSNGVYRIALLGQADAEGTNIEDVVQEQQTQDPPVEEGDQRTVKIEDIGDQGDGIARIERGYVVIVPETELGERVSIEISHVRDNVAFGEVVERTA encoded by the coding sequence CAGCGCTACTGTAAAAGAAAAGGGTGATTCTTATCACATCGAAATCCCGAAGCGAGAGATTTCTCTCGGTACTATTCAGTCAAATGGAGTCTACCGGATAGCTCTATTAGGGCAAGCAGATGCGGAAGGAACAAATATCGAAGACGTAGTCCAAGAGCAGCAAACTCAAGATCCACCCGTTGAAGAAGGGGACCAACGGACAGTCAAGATCGAAGATATTGGGGACCAAGGAGACGGGATCGCTCGCATTGAACGTGGCTATGTTGTCATCGTCCCTGAGACGGAACTAGGCGAACGTGTTTCTATTGAGATCTCCCACGTCCGAGATAACGTTGCTTTTGGTGAAGTCGTCGAACGAACGGCGTAG